Sequence from the Esox lucius isolate fEsoLuc1 chromosome 6, fEsoLuc1.pri, whole genome shotgun sequence genome:
TTAATATTTGGTGGCATAACCCTTGCTTGCAATAACTGCCCCAAGCCTGCGACCCAACGACATCAAACTGTTGCATTCTACATTTGTGATGCTATTCCAGGCTTTTACCACAGCTTctttcagtttttgtttgtttcagggTGTTTCTCCCTTCAGTCTCCTCTTAAGgaggtgaaatgcatgctctaTAGCAGGGGTTCTCAACCTTTTGCAAGCTGGGCCCCCCCAAAGCTGGTTCATTGCAATTGGGGCCCCCCTTCCCGGGAGGTAAAGAGTTCCTTCAGCCTACGGTCACTCTTCAGCTCAATAAGCTGTTCCTGCATATCAATTGACAGCTCGTTTGCTGTGCGCACAAATGGATCTCGAACCCACGCAAAAGAGCGATAATCCTCTTTAAAGTATGTCGCAAATTCTTCTCTCATTGCTGACAGATGCTCAGACGCTGACTGAAATAGAGAGGACAAATTGTGTGACGTGCCTGCATCAGTGATAAAGTCTGCAAGGCTGGGGAACATGTCGCAGTTCCCTCGACTGATGCAGCCATGCCAGAGGTCAAGTTTTTGTGTGAAGGCGTCCACTCTGTCTGCAAGGAGCAAAATATGAGTTTCACGGCCTTGCAAAGACAGGTTGAGGCCATTCAAGCGGTCAAATATATCGATTAAATAGGACAGAGACGCCCCAAGCGAGAGTTTAGCGGCCGTGATTTGATGAGATTTATCATTTTCACAGATTGGTTCAGCACAGAGTCAAAGAGAACTGGCATTTTGTTAGCAGCTAGTGCTTCGCGATGGACCATGCAATGTGTCTATTTCACAAGTGGAGCTACTTGCTAAACGCGAGCAGCTAGGCCACGCTCATGGCCCGTGATTGCCCGCGCACCATCCGTGCATAAGCCAACGCATTGGTCCCAAGTCAAACCATTTTCACTGAGAAAAATATCAAGGACATTGAAGATGGCTTCTCCTGTAGTGTGCGACTGAAGAGGCAGGCAAAACAGAACATCCTCCTAAATCGCCTTGTCCCGCAAATACCTGACATAGGTGAGGAGCTGTGCCTGCCTAGCAATATCAGTGGATTCGTCCAGCTGCAGCGCGTAGTAAGGACTCTTTTTTATGAACTCTATCAGTTGCTCTCCGATATCATTAGAAATTCTCCTAGCGACTGTGTCATTGGTCGTACTGCACCGAGCCTGGCTGCTGCACTTTCTCCTATGATTATTCTGCACGTCTTGCGCGGCCGGCAAAATGAGTCTTTGCAATTGTATGCGGTTTACCCAGTTTAACTATTCTTTTGGCCACTACATACGATGCCTCCAAACACTGTTTAGACACAGTGCTGTGAACTGAAATTGTTGCCTGTTGCTGATGGAGGCCATCAAGCTctcttttaaaatattcagcCGGTTTATCCTTAATGCCAGCATGCTTTGTTTCGAGGTGCCTTTTTAGTTTGCAGGTCTTCATGCTGTCGTTTGCCAGCACCTCGGCACACACGACACACTGAGGTCTCAGATCAGCCATGACTGTAAACCCAAACTGCAGATATGCTTCATCGTACCTTCGAAAGTTTTTTGCAGCTGGTGGTGTGTCGGTTGCCTTGTTGGTCCTCACTAGAAATCTCtccatttttgtttggttttgaaaaAATTTGGAGGTGGATTGGTTGTGTTTTCAATAAAGTTTAGGCTATGATGTAAAGATATGTGCGTGGCTATGTTGAGAGACTAGTATTGGCGGCCAATCAGTCAGGACTAAGGCACGATCTTTAATCGGGCCCCAccggttgagaaccactgctctaTAGGGTTAcggtcaggtgattgacttggccagtctaaAACCTTCCCCTGATGAAGTCCTTTGTTTTGTCCGCAAtgtggtttgggtcattgtcctgctgcatgaTAAACTTCCTCTCAATTAGTTTCAATGCATTTCTCCATAAATTGgcagacaaaatgtttctgtacatttctGAATTCATTGTGCTGCTACCATTATCAGTTACATGatcaataaatattaatgagCCTGTTCCAGAAGCAGCCATACACGCCCAAGCCAtgacattacctccaccatgcttcacagattGGCttgtatgcttcagatcataaGCAGTTCCTTTCTTTCACCACATTTGGCCTTTCCATCACTTTGGTAGAGATTCATCTTGGTCTCAACAGTCCATAAGATTGTGTTCCAGAACTTTTGCGGCTCATCTCTGTACTACTTTGCAAATTGAAATCCGGCCTTCCGATTCTTAATGCTGATGAGTGGTTTGCATCGTGTGGTGTGTCCTCTATATTTCTGCTCTATGAGTCTTCTTCGAACAGTACCTTCACCCCTGCACTGTGGAGGTCGTTGGTGGTCAattactgatgttttgggggttgtcttcaCAGCTCTCACAATATTTCTGTCAtcaactactgttgttttcctaGGCAGACTTGTTCGACGTCTATTGCTCAGTTCAACAGCAGtttctttttcaggacattACAAATTGTCGTGCTTGCTATGCCCAATGTTTGTCCAGTGGCTCTGGTCGATTTTCCTTCTTTTCTCGGCTTGCTTTTCTCCCataaacagctctctggtcttcatGTTGGTTTATCCTCTTTAACAAGAAATGCAGTCTTTACAGGTTTAAACCAAAGATGAAAATGTATACTATTCATTCAGCGCTGTTTAATGTTTGAACAATCAAACTAAAAGGCAACACCTGGGCAACACCATGTTCCAATACTTTTGCTCACTTGAAAAATGGGTGGGTTCTAACAAAAGGTGGTATGTCCTGAGTTGTTTATCACATCTAGATGTGAATACcaggaaataaaagctgaaataatCATCTTTTGATCTTAAACCTAAATGTCTTCAGTGAGCgacaaaaacaaaggaatttGCCTTACCCTTCCAATACTTTTGGAGGGGACTGTATGCTTTTgaatgaacaaaaaataaacactgctaTCCAATGATGGTAGTTATAAGACATTTgtcacaaagataattttgtctcgtctcgtttttttaaaccaaaatgaaaaaaattgttGAGTTAGTTTTTTCTGGAACTACTTTTTTTTCGTGACtatttttgtttacaaaaataaaacaggttCAATAAGATGACAAGGGTAAGAAAACGTAAACAACGCACAGTCTGCAAGCATTGCTTTGCCACTGTTGGCTACTCGAGTGGAAACAATTCTAACTTGACGACATTCATAACGAAGCTAAACAGTATACCAAAACGTGGTGCGTACCGAACCGTGAGCACACTAACGTTGCATCCCTAGTTTGAACACAGTTCATGCTGTTACCAGTTGTCGGAAAATAGGAATATCTACGAGGAGATCTGCCGTGGACTCTTTTCTGGTCCCGAGATGCTGTATGTGCGAATTCTcctgttaatcttgaattaagCATGGTTATTAAGCCGTTGGTGTATTTGGTGCCTTGACCAACAGCACAATGGCAGTTGATGGTACAACTATTGGATCAGAGACCAGCAATTATTTAGGTTTACATGGACTACAATTAGATTCGCACAGTTATTGCGGAAATTAGAGGGGGAGATATTTAAGGGCCATGACATATCCTGTTCTAATAGATAAATTGGAAAAATCTCCCGcccttatttaatttaaaatcaagcACAATCCATAGTttacaacaaaacaatgtgtttaacataatgcactggTTTCTAAACAGAAAATAGTTTATATAGAGCCAAATTTGAATACATGCTAAAATCTTGATTAATTGCaattaacaacaaaaatgtgcgattaatcacaattaatttaattgtttgacagcactaagacaaatgttttatatcaAGGGAAATGGAAGGAAatcaattaaatatttcagaATACTCTGGCTCTGGTTAAGACATAGGCCTTTACCTGGTGGGGCCACCATGCGTTGCCACTTTTGGAAGAGACATGTCTTGAGACAGTCTCTGGGACTCAGACTGTAAGTCTTGTGTCTGGACATCAGCTCCTGCATGGGCTCCAAGATGACACACAACTGTTGGACAGAGGATGTGGTCAGTCGGGTTGGACAGACTATAGACGCTGCTCGAGGACTAGCTTCTCTACCAGAATGCCAGCTGGGTCAGATTAGAACAACCGCCATGTCTTACCCGGAGATAGTTGAGCGTGGAATTGGATAGTCCGCAGCGTGTAATGTTTTTAGCCAGCTGCTCCAGCATCTGGGGATCCTGCACCTTGGAATAGGATTAGGTGAGTGGAAAGGCAACCATCGACAGATGGTCAATTTCCCTGGCTGTCAACCAACTGTGCGCGCACGCACTTGAAACAATGCATAAAAAGGCATTACTCACGTGCATTGCCAGTATACTGCGGGGCAGGACCTCACGGTGCTGCCGGATGCTGAAGTGCCATGTCTTGATCCTCATCATGTCATCAAACATGAACTCCAGGTACAGACgcccctctacacacacctaAAGTGACGAGGAAAAAGTTAAGAGATCCGACTtctaaaggaaaaaccaaaagccCACTGTGGCTGGCTGGCCAGCATGTGAAATAGGGACATTTGACGACCTGCTAATGCAAAATGGAACATATTTCCAATGCATACACAAGTGAATTTGCAAATGGATAATACAAAGTGTATGCAAATGCAGGATGGAATCCACTTTCTCAGTCAGACCAAAACACATGCTTGCATACCTGCGTGAACATGGGCTTGCCATTCTGTGTGACCATGGTGCACTGGTCACAGTCTAGGGACACAAAATTACTGTGAAAGGACTCTTTGGGGTGTTTCAATGTATAGAACAGCTCAGTGGCGCCCCCTTCGAAGATGCTCCGGAAGTAACGGGGGATCAATGTCCGGCCGATTGCTAGAAAAagttaaaatatactttttaacaGGCAGGTTTCCACTGACACTGATTTGTTCCACAAAAGCATTCTCTGAAAATCTGAATGAGTCTTACTATATCGTTTGGGCCCATCTTCCAGGCAGAAGGTGATGGTGAGCATGGCATCATCCTCAAAGAACTCTGTGGTGAAGGCATCCCACCAGAGATTATCACAGTcctacaaaacacacaaccaaaaTCAAGCAAACAAATACACCACCATGGGATGTTAAAAAGCAATGTGGAGTATTGTCCTGACAGGGCTGTCGATGTATGGACGCACTCACCTCTGTCCAGTTCTGAAGCCGCTTGTTGAGCTCAAATATCCTGTAGTCTGTCTGGTTGCCATATGGTGTGGGTCTCCTGCCACAGGAAAGGGGGGAGGGTgagtacaaaaaacacaatactGGTTCCTGGTTAAACATTTTGCTCCAACCCATGTTGAAGATTTGAGGAACAACGCTGTGGTTTTAAGTCCATGTACTCACCCCATGCCGGGCTCTAGATAAGACGGAGGAAACATTGGTGTTGGCCTGCAAAAAGACAAGCACAAGAGTCAAGATGAGAAGCCCATCATTAAATAGGCACTGATAGTACTAATCCAAGAGAAGCAGGTGTCACCCAGTCGCATGCATTTGGGGATCATGTCTACACCGATTAGTCAGTAAAACCTGACTAATCGTTCCACAAAAGGATTTATGCCCATTCCCATAAGGAAAATGCTATTTTCAGCTTAGGGTAAAACTTAATTGGGCATATTGATAGAATTTACACTGAAGTGCCAGAAAAACTGGTACTGACGAGCCAATTCAAATTACATAGCAACACCACCCATGGACATGATTGGTTGCGTCTGCCATTGCATATATAAAGCGCTAGACATCTGTAGAAGCCTCTAGATCTGTCCCCGATGTGAGAATGCCAAGTTAGCACAATTTAAGGGATTTTCAATGCAGTTTAATAGTCGGAGCATTTTGGAGGTAATGGAGAAGTAAGGATTTTCACATTCTACCATTTTAAGGTTGTACCATTAATACAAGAATTCTGGCAAAACATCTAACTTACGACAGCAGTGTGGCCGTAAAAAGACTGTGGGAGAATGTGACCAGCGTTGGCGTGCAAGACTGCCTCATACAACATCTGCATTCAATGCTGGGCCCTAAAGCAATATCAGCGTGAGAACTGTGCAACGTTCCCTCTGGGATATGGGCTTTAGGAGTCAACGCCCAACTCAAGTACCCCTGATGAATACTCGACACACAGCTGTACGCCTCGCTTGGCTTGGGAACACTGCCCCTGGACACTTGATGACCGGAAACGAGTAGCCTGGTCTGACGAGCCACGTTTCCAATTATTTTGGGAGATGGAAGGATCAGTGTGTGGAGAAAACCCCATGAAGCCATGAATCCCGCATGTCAACAGgccattgtacaggctggtggtggctcCATAATGGTAGGGGGTTTGTTTAGCTGGCATTCAATGGGACCACTGGTACATCCACAAACGTCTCTGACAGGGGAATGCTATGTGTGCATCCGCCATACAAGTCTAGACACCAAATTATGGTTAGAGGAACACATCTGAGTTTGGGGCCTTGCCATTCCCACttaagtcaccagatctcaacattATCGAACACATCTGGGATGCCAAGTATTAGACTGGTTTACAAGTTTTTCTGGCACTTCAGTGTAGATGCCGGCATTACATGTTAGGTGTAGGCTCTAGGGCTACGTGATGTTTAGGCAAAAAGTTGGTTTATTAGGTTAGGTTAAGGAAACATTAATTCCAGGTCCCcaaaaggacagaaaaatgtatgtgtatacaGTACAAATCAGAAGTGGACACTCATTCAAGGGCATTTTCTGTTTTCCACTATTCTATTACTGTAGAATAGTGTATAATAGTCaagacaacaaccacaacaatagtgaaacaaaacacagatgTCGCTCATTTAATTAGTTTTCTTACAGCAGGTTAATTGCGTCAACATACGGTAGACTGCGTCAAACAGTGTttgcactattccaaacacaTGGGGGAACTAGAACACCGAACATGCTATTCCATCTagaaaatgtccacaatattttcctaaaataacaggttataatgaatttaaaagcaaaatgtttctaatTGCAACCCCATCATTGAtataattatgaaatgtttcaacaaagaaatacaccagtagcctacacagaaataaagactaaacatttgaataaccttaagaaataaaacacaaaacagaactATGTTACGATCATAGTTCTGAAGTACGGCAtggtagaaaaacaaatgacagtTGGCGAATAGGCTGTCAGACAACAATCCAACCGCGAAAGAATAGGGCGGAGTAGGGCTTGCTGTTAAGGAGAGGAAGATGATGAAATGTGCGGCAAAGAAGTCTCCCCCAGGGGTTGGGCAGGTGTTAAGCCCGGAATGtactgtgatcctagcaacaccTCTGGTCAAGGGTGtcgttttcattttgtttcacaaAAAATTAATTACTGCGAAAAATTTTATGAATTCCATAGGAAGCTGGATCATCTTCAttgttctataaaataattagcgAAATTTCTTATTCAGACAgattcatattttgtttgtttatctcCTAACAAAATGAATTTCATGAATAAGATTGCAATTCTACGTTTTGAAGTAAAACAGATTTTGTCGCGCTGCATGTGATCAACTGTCATCAACATTACACTTCATTCTCATTGTTAAGTTAATTCACAGGGAGCTTCATCCTTTATCTGGGAGTATCGCCCATTAAGAGTGATTTGCGTCTCCCTTGGTACTCTGGCCAACtggctgtcgcaattattacattGCCTGATCGAAATAATTCgaaaataattcatttgtttattaggcccttcAAATGTACTAAATGAAAATTATACAACTCTTAAATTATTCTAAATTATTCCATTAGAATTAAGTTCTCATTTCCATCTCATattgatgtacaaggtaaaataagagacactGTCGACCAGTTTGCTACAATAAAGGATATTGGCATGAACAGCCTCACAAAGGCCTAAAGCACGGTTGCTTGAGAAACACAAATTTGATAGATAAATACaggaaaggatgatttacaaTTACAGTGCCACCTGTGATCAAGCCAGCCTCTGGCTGCTGGCACCGCATTCACCATGCCGCATTCATGGTCTCCACTATTAAGCACACCTGTAC
This genomic interval carries:
- the ldb1a gene encoding LIM domain-binding protein 1-A isoform X2; the encoded protein is MSVGGCACPGCSSKSFKLYSPKEPGPNGSAFPPFHPGTMLDRDVGPTPMFPPSYLEPGMGRPTPYGNQTDYRIFELNKRLQNWTEDCDNLWWDAFTTEFFEDDAMLTITFCLEDGPKRYTIGRTLIPRYFRSIFEGGATELFYTLKHPKESFHSNFVSLDCDQCTMVTQNGKPMFTQVCVEGRLYLEFMFDDMMRIKTWHFSIRQHREVLPRSILAMHVQDPQMLEQLAKNITRCGLSNSTLNYLRLCVILEPMQELMSRHKTYSLSPRDCLKTCLFQKWQRMVAPPVFLNFPPLQAEPARQAPNKRRKRKMSGGSNMSAGGGNNNNNSKKKSPANNFPLSTQVPDVMMVGEPTLMGGEFGDEDERLITRLENGQFDTVNGGGGLEDEDSFGSSPALGGAHSPWNNKNPNSQDSKNNDSQSSQ
- the ldb1a gene encoding LIM domain-binding protein 1-A isoform X12 — protein: MFFHKACHTASCSSKSFKLYSPKEPGPNGSAFPPFHPGTMLDRDVGPTPMFPPSYLEPGMGRPTPYGNQTDYRIFELNKRLQNWTEDCDNLWWDAFTTEFFEDDAMLTITFCLEDGPKRYTIGRTLIPRYFRSIFEGGATELFYTLKHPKESFHSNFVSLDCDQCTMVTQNGKPMFTQVCVEGRLYLEFMFDDMMRIKTWHFSIRQHREVLPRSILAMHVQDPQMLEQLAKNITRCGLSNSTLNYLRLCVILEPMQELMSRHKTYSLSPRDCLKTCLFQKWQRMVAPPAEPARQAPNKRRKRKMSGGSNMSAGGGNNNNNSKKKSPANNFPLSTQVPDLVGTKTCTLPELEDRS
- the ldb1a gene encoding LIM domain-binding protein 1-A isoform X5, encoding MFFHKACHTASCSSKSFKLYSPKEPGPNGSAFPPFHPGTMLDRDVGPTPMFPPSYLEPGMGRPTPYGNQTDYRIFELNKRLQNWTEDCDNLWWDAFTTEFFEDDAMLTITFCLEDGPKRYTIGRTLIPRYFRSIFEGGATELFYTLKHPKESFHSNFVSLDCDQCTMVTQNGKPMFTQVCVEGRLYLEFMFDDMMRIKTWHFSIRQHREVLPRSILAMHVQDPQMLEQLAKNITRCGLSNSTLNYLRLCVILEPMQELMSRHKTYSLSPRDCLKTCLFQKWQRMVAPPAEPARQAPNKRRKRKMSGGSNMSAGGGNNNNNSKKKSPANNFPLSTQVPDVMMVGEPTLMGGEFGDEDERLITRLENGQFDTVNGGGGLEDEDSFGSSPALGGAHSPWNNKNPNSQDSKNNDSQSSQ
- the ldb1a gene encoding LIM domain-binding protein 1-A isoform X13 — protein: MFFHKACHTASCSSKSFKLYSPKEPGPNGSAFPPFHPGTMLDRDVGPTPMFPPSYLEPGMGRPTPYGNQTDYRIFELNKRLQNWTEDCDNLWWDAFTTEFFEDDAMLTITFCLEDGPKRYTIGRTLIPRYFRSIFEGGATELFYTLKHPKESFHSNFVSLDCDQCTMVTQNGKPMFTQVCVEGRLYLEFMFDDMMRIKTWHFSIRQHREVLPRSILAMHVQDPQMLEQLAKNITRCGLSNSTLNYLRLCVILEPMQELMSRHKTYSLSPRDCLKTCLFQKWQRMVAPPAEPARQAPNKRRKRKMSGGSNMSAGGGNNNNNSKKKSPANNFPLSTQDLVGTKTCTLPELEDRS
- the ldb1a gene encoding LIM domain-binding protein 1-A isoform X8, with product MLDRDVGPTPMFPPSYLEPGMGRPTPYGNQTDYRIFELNKRLQNWTEDCDNLWWDAFTTEFFEDDAMLTITFCLEDGPKRYTIGRTLIPRYFRSIFEGGATELFYTLKHPKESFHSNFVSLDCDQCTMVTQNGKPMFTQVCVEGRLYLEFMFDDMMRIKTWHFSIRQHREVLPRSILAMHVQDPQMLEQLAKNITRCGLSNSTLNYLRLCVILEPMQELMSRHKTYSLSPRDCLKTCLFQKWQRMVAPPVFLNFPPLQAEPARQAPNKRRKRKMSGGSNMSAGGGNNNNNSKKKSPANNFPLSTQVPDVMMVGEPTLMGGEFGDEDERLITRLENGQFDTVNGGGGLEDEDSFGSSPALGGAHSPWNNKNPNSQDSKNNDSQSSQ
- the ldb1a gene encoding LIM domain-binding protein 1-A isoform X6, with the protein product MFFHKACHTASCSSKSFKLYSPKEPGPNGSAFPPFHPGTMLDRDVGPTPMFPPSYLEPGMGRPTPYGNQTDYRIFELNKRLQNWTEDCDNLWWDAFTTEFFEDDAMLTITFCLEDGPKRYTIGRTLIPRYFRSIFEGGATELFYTLKHPKESFHSNFVSLDCDQCTMVTQNGKPMFTQVCVEGRLYLEFMFDDMMRIKTWHFSIRQHREVLPRSILAMHDPQMLEQLAKNITRCGLSNSTLNYLRLCVILEPMQELMSRHKTYSLSPRDCLKTCLFQKWQRMVAPPAEPARQAPNKRRKRKMSGGSNMSAGGGNNNNNSKKKSPANNFPLSTQVPDVMMVGEPTLMGGEFGDEDERLITRLENGQFDTVNGGGGLEDEDSFGSSPALGGAHSPWNNKNPNSQDSKNNDSQSSQ
- the ldb1a gene encoding LIM domain-binding protein 1-A isoform X3, which gives rise to MFFHKACHTASCSSKSFKLYSPKEPGPNGSAFPPFHPGTMLDRDVGPTPMFPPSYLEPGMGRPTPYGNQTDYRIFELNKRLQNWTEDCDNLWWDAFTTEFFEDDAMLTITFCLEDGPKRYTIGRTLIPRYFRSIFEGGATELFYTLKHPKESFHSNFVSLDCDQCTMVTQNGKPMFTQVCVEGRLYLEFMFDDMMRIKTWHFSIRQHREVLPRSILAMHDPQMLEQLAKNITRCGLSNSTLNYLRLCVILEPMQELMSRHKTYSLSPRDCLKTCLFQKWQRMVAPPVFLNFPPLQAEPARQAPNKRRKRKMSGGSNMSAGGGNNNNNSKKKSPANNFPLSTQVPDVMMVGEPTLMGGEFGDEDERLITRLENGQFDTVNGGGGLEDEDSFGSSPALGGAHSPWNNKNPNSQDSKNNDSQSSQ
- the ldb1a gene encoding LIM domain-binding protein 1-A isoform X9; amino-acid sequence: MFPPSYLEPGMGRPTPYGNQTDYRIFELNKRLQNWTEDCDNLWWDAFTTEFFEDDAMLTITFCLEDGPKRYTIGRTLIPRYFRSIFEGGATELFYTLKHPKESFHSNFVSLDCDQCTMVTQNGKPMFTQVCVEGRLYLEFMFDDMMRIKTWHFSIRQHREVLPRSILAMHVQDPQMLEQLAKNITRCGLSNSTLNYLRLCVILEPMQELMSRHKTYSLSPRDCLKTCLFQKWQRMVAPPVFLNFPPLQAEPARQAPNKRRKRKMSGGSNMSAGGGNNNNNSKKKSPANNFPLSTQVPDVMMVGEPTLMGGEFGDEDERLITRLENGQFDTVNGGGGLEDEDSFGSSPALGGAHSPWNNKNPNSQDSKNNDSQSSQ
- the ldb1a gene encoding LIM domain-binding protein 1-A isoform X7, which produces MFFHKACHTASCSSKSFKLYSPKEPGPNGSAFPPFHPGTMLDRDVGPTPMFPPSYLEPGMGRPTPYGNQTDYRIFELNKRLQNWTEDCDNLWWDAFTTEFFEDDAMLTITFCLEDGPKRYTIGRTLIPRYFRSIFEGGATELFYTLKHPKESFHSNFVSLDCDQCTMVTQNGKPMFTQVCVEGRLYLEFMFDDMMRIKTWHFSIRQHREVLPRSILAMHVQDPQMLEQLAKNITRCGLSNSTLNYLRLCVILEPMQELMSRHKTYSLSPRDCLKTCLFQKWQRMVAPPAEPARQAPNKRRKRKMSGGSNMSAGGGNNNNNSKKKSPANNFPLSTQDVMMVGEPTLMGGEFGDEDERLITRLENGQFDTVNGGGGLEDEDSFGSSPALGGAHSPWNNKNPNSQDSKNNDSQSSQ
- the ldb1a gene encoding LIM domain-binding protein 1-A isoform X10; the encoded protein is MFFHKACHTASCSSKSFKLYSPKEPGPNGSAFPPFHPGTMLDRDVGPTPMFPPSYLEPGMGRPTPYGNQTDYRIFELNKRLQNWTEDCDNLWWDAFTTEFFEDDAMLTITFCLEDGPKRYTIGRTLIPRYFRSIFEGGATELFYTLKHPKESFHSNFVSLDCDQCTMVTQNGKPMFTQVCVEGRLYLEFMFDDMMRIKTWHFSIRQHREVLPRSILAMHVQDPQMLEQLAKNITRCGLSNSTLNYLRLCVILEPMQELMSRHKTYSLSPRDCLKTCLFQKWQRMVAPPVFLNFPPLQAEPARQAPNKRRKRKMSGGSNMSAGGGNNNNNSKKKSPANNFPLSTQVPDLVGTKTCTLPELEDRS
- the ldb1a gene encoding LIM domain-binding protein 1-A isoform X1, which gives rise to MFFHKACHTASCSSKSFKLYSPKEPGPNGSAFPPFHPGTMLDRDVGPTPMFPPSYLEPGMGRPTPYGNQTDYRIFELNKRLQNWTEDCDNLWWDAFTTEFFEDDAMLTITFCLEDGPKRYTIGRTLIPRYFRSIFEGGATELFYTLKHPKESFHSNFVSLDCDQCTMVTQNGKPMFTQVCVEGRLYLEFMFDDMMRIKTWHFSIRQHREVLPRSILAMHVQDPQMLEQLAKNITRCGLSNSTLNYLRLCVILEPMQELMSRHKTYSLSPRDCLKTCLFQKWQRMVAPPVFLNFPPLQAEPARQAPNKRRKRKMSGGSNMSAGGGNNNNNSKKKSPANNFPLSTQVPDVMMVGEPTLMGGEFGDEDERLITRLENGQFDTVNGGGGLEDEDSFGSSPALGGAHSPWNNKNPNSQDSKNNDSQSSQ
- the ldb1a gene encoding LIM domain-binding protein 1-A isoform X11: MFFHKACHTASCSSKSFKLYSPKEPGPNGSAFPPFHPGTMLDRDVGPTPMFPPSYLEPGMGRPTPYGNQTDYRIFELNKRLQNWTEDCDNLWWDAFTTEFFEDDAMLTITFCLEDGPKRYTIGRTLIPRYFRSIFEGGATELFYTLKHPKESFHSNFVSLDCDQCTMVTQNGKPMFTQVCVEGRLYLEFMFDDMMRIKTWHFSIRQHREVLPRSILAMHVQDPQMLEQLAKNITRCGLSNSTLNYLRLCVILEPMQELMSRHKTYSLSPRDCLKTCLFQKWQRMVAPPVFLNFPPLQAEPARQAPNKRRKRKMSGGSNMSAGGGNNNNNSKKKSPANNFPLSTQDLVGTKTCTLPELEDRS
- the ldb1a gene encoding LIM domain-binding protein 1-A isoform X4, which codes for MFFHKACHTASCSSKSFKLYSPKEPGPNGSAFPPFHPGTMLDRDVGPTPMFPPSYLEPGMGRPTPYGNQTDYRIFELNKRLQNWTEDCDNLWWDAFTTEFFEDDAMLTITFCLEDGPKRYTIGRTLIPRYFRSIFEGGATELFYTLKHPKESFHSNFVSLDCDQCTMVTQNGKPMFTQVCVEGRLYLEFMFDDMMRIKTWHFSIRQHREVLPRSILAMHVQDPQMLEQLAKNITRCGLSNSTLNYLRLCVILEPMQELMSRHKTYSLSPRDCLKTCLFQKWQRMVAPPVFLNFPPLQAEPARQAPNKRRKRKMSGGSNMSAGGGNNNNNSKKKSPANNFPLSTQDVMMVGEPTLMGGEFGDEDERLITRLENGQFDTVNGGGGLEDEDSFGSSPALGGAHSPWNNKNPNSQDSKNNDSQSSQ